ACGGTGCGGCCCCCCGCGCGCACCACCCGGCCACTCGCGGCGCGGAAGGTGACGCCCAGCACGTCCGACGCGAACGGGAACGTCTGCCCGAAGCCGCCGCGCCCGATCAGACCGCCCACGCCGCCCGGCAGGTTCACGTGCGGGAACGGCGGGAACAACCCGGCAGGCAGCGCCGCGTACACCTCGGGCAGCGTGACCTCACCGGTCAGGGTGATCGTCTGGTCGTCGGGAGACAGGTCAAGAATGGTCACGGGCGGCCTCCGGCGCAGAAAATGGGAGATGGTCGATGGTTGATAGAACGGCGAAGGTCCTCCATCCACGGTCACCCATCAACCATCCACTCCTTCCGCAGGAAGAATCTTGCCGGGGTTCAGCGCGCCACTCGGGTCGAGGGCGCGTTTCACGCCGCGCAGGGCCTGCATGGTGCCGGGGTCCACGGCGTCGGTCATGAAGTCGCGTTTCATGCTGCCGATGCCGTGCTCGCCGCTGAGGACCCCGCCGTGCCGGATGGCGACCAGCGCGATGCGGTGCGCCAGATCATGCACGGCGTGCGCGTCCTCGGTGCGGGGGTCGAACAGGATGTTCGGGTGCAGGTTCCCGTCCCCGATGTGCCCGAACTGCACCAGCCGCAAGGGGCTGGCGTCGCCCAGCGCGCGGATCTCGCGGACCACGTCCGGCAGGGCCGATCTGGGCACGACGATGTCCTCGTTCATGCGCTGCGGGCGGATGCGGCCCAGTGCGGGGGACACCGAGCGGCGCGCCCGCCACAGCTGCGCGCCCTCCTCGTCCGTCGCCGCGCGGCGCACCGTGCCGCCCGAGGCGACGCAGGCGTCCTCGACCAGCCGTAGCTCGTCCTGAACGGTGTCCAGGTCCTCGCCGTCGGTGTCCACCAGCAGCACGGCCTCCGCATCCCTGGGCAGCCCAAGGTGCAGGTAGTCCTCGACGGCGTTCGTGCAGGCGCGGTCCATGAATTCCAGCTTGCTGGGCACCGCGCCCGCCGCGATGGCGCGGCTGACCGCCTCCGCGCACGCGCCGACCTCCGGGAAGTGCGCCATCAGCGTCCGCGTGAAGCGGGGCGGGGGAATCAGGCGCAGCGTCGCCTCGGTGATCAATCCCAGCGTGCCCTCCGAGCCGATCAGCAGGCCCGCCAGATCAAACACGTCGCGGGTCAGGCGGTGCACCTCGCCGGCCGCGTCCACGAACTCCAGCGCGCGGACGTAGTCGCCGCTCACGCCGTACTTGAAGCACATCGGGCCGCCCGCGTTCTCCGCGAGGTTCCCGCCGATGGTGCTCGTGCGGAAACTCGCCGGGTCCGGCGGATAGATCAGCCCGTGGGGTCTGGCGGCCTCGGTCACGGCCAGCGTGACCACGCCCGCCTGCGCGGTCGCCTCGCGCCGCTCGGGGTGGATGGTCAGGCGGGTCATGCGCGTGAACGAGATCACCAGCCCCGGCTCCAGCGGGGCCGCGCCGCCCGACAGGCCACTCGCCGCGCCGCGCCCCACGATGGGCACGCCCGCCGCCCGCGCCGCCCGGACCGCCACCACGACGTCCTCGGTGCTTTCGGGCAGCACGACCGCCAGCGGCGTCGCCCCGAACTGGATGGCGTCGTAGCGGTAGTTCAGCCGCTCGGACAGGTTCGACAGCACCTTGCGCGGCCCCAGCGCGCGGGTCAGGTCAGCCGCGAGGGCGTTGGATGCGCCCCCAGCCGACGCAGGTTTACGAGCAGAGGAATTCGTGGTCAACGCCAGTTTCTCGGTGCTCACGAGTCCCCCCCTCCATCACCCATCAACCATCCCCCATCACCCCTCACAGCTCCCCCCGGTACGCCCGGTCGAGGATCTCGATGGTGTGCAGGACGGGCGTGGGGCTGCCCTGGCGGCGCACGTGACTCTGGATCTGGGTGTGGCAGCCGATGTTGCCGCTGGCGATCAGATCGGGCGTGGTAGAGAGAATGTTCTTCGCCTTGCGCGCGCCGAGCTGCCCGGCCAGGTCGGGCTGTTCGAGGTTGTACGTGCCGGCCGAGCCGCAGCAGAGGTCGCCTTCCGGGACCTCCAGCACGCTCACGCCGGGGATGTGCCGCAGCAGGGCGCGGGGGGCGGCGCGGACGCCCTGCGCGTGGGCGAGGTGGCAGGCGTCGTGGTATGCGACCGTCAGCGGGCGGCTGGCGGGGACGGGGGGTTCCAGTTCGCCGTTCTGGAGGAGCGTGTTCAGGTACTCGCTGATGTCCATGACCTTCGCCGCGAAGGCTTTCGCGCGGGTCTCGTCGGGTTCGCCGTGCAGGACCATCGGGTATTCCTTGAGGCCTGCGCCGCACCCGGCGGCGTTGGAGAGGATCGCGTCGAAGTCGTCCGGGTTGAAGGCGTTCAGGTTAGCGCGGACGAGTTTCAGCGCCTCGTCGCGCGCGCCAGTGTGCAGCGCGGCCGCGCCGCAGCAGCCCTGCCCGTCGGGAATGACGACCTCGATCCCGTTGCGGGCCAGGACGCGCAGGGTCGCCGCGTTGAAGTTCGGCGCGAGCGCCTGCTGCGCGCACCCGACCAGGAACGCCACCCGGCCCCGCTGCATGCCACGCGCGGGCGTGACCTTCGCGCTGGGCTGCATGGCGGGCACGGATTCCGGCAGCAGGTCCAGCGGGCCGCGCAGCGCGGCGGGCAGCACGGGCGCGAGCGGCTTGGCGAACTGCCCCACGCGCGCCGCCACGCTGAACAGCCGCGGGGCGGGCAGGGCCTTGAGGATCGCCCAGCGTTTCGACCGGTCAAGCGCGCTGCGCTGACGCTGCGGTTCGCTCCAGCCACGGAACGCCGTGATCAGTTCGCCGTACGGGACGCCGCTGGGGCAGGCGGTCACGCACGCCTGACAGCCCAGGCAGCGGTCGAGGTGCGGCGCGGCGTCCGCCAGCGGCAGGCCACCCTCTAGGACCTCCTTCATCAGGACGATGCGGCCGCGTGGGCTGTCCATCTCGTCGCCCAGCAGCGCGTACGTGGGGCAGGCGGGCAGGCAGAAGCCGCAGTGCACGCAGGCGTCCACGGCGTGCGCCATCACCTCGCCCTGGCCGCCCAGGGCCTGCACGGGAATGTCGTTGTTCATGCAGCCACGCTCATGGGGCACAGGATAGAGGCGGGTGGCCGGGACAGGCGGAACGCGGCGGCGCAGACGACTAGCCAGATGAAGCTGTCCCCCGCCGGGAAACACGGCGCGGGGTTCGTGAGCACGCGCAGCTTTTCCCCGCGCGGGGGGGCGCACACTGCCGGGCATGAGCGTTCCCTCTCCCCTGCCCCTGTCCGTGCTTGACCTTGTCCCCGTGCCGCTGGGGTCCAGCGCCGCCGAGTCGGTCGAGGCCGCCCTGGCGTACGCGAAGGCCGCCGAGGACGCCGGGTTCACGCGCTACTGGGTGGCCGAGCACCACAACATGGGCGCGCTGGCGTCCAGTGTGCCGCTGGCAGTCCTGGCCGCCGCGTCACAGCGGACCAGTCGCATCCGCCTGGGCTCGGGCGGCGTGATGCTGCCCAACCACGCGCCGCTGGCCGTCGCGGAGGGCTACCGGCTGCTCTCGGCCCTCGCACCCGACCGGGTGGACCTCGGTCTGGGCCGCGCCCCAGGCACGGACGGCCGCACCGCCCGCGCGCTGCGGGGCGCACAGGGCCTGATGGAGGAGTCCTTCGAGCGGCAACTCTCGGACCTGATCGCCTTCGGCACCGGGCAGTACCCGGCCGGGCACCCCTTCGCGGGCACGGTGGCCGCCCCGGCAGGCGAGGGGCTGTTCCCCCCGCTGTGGATTCTGAGCAGCAGCGGCTACGGCGCGCACGTCGCCGCCAAAGCGGGCGCGGGGCTGGCGTTCGCGTGGCACATCAACCCGGACACCGCGCAGGCCCGCGCCGCCGCCGACGCGTACCGCCGCGCCTTCGAACCCTCCGACGCGTTCCCCGAGGCGCGCGTGATCGTCGCCGCGAGCGTCGTCACCGCCCCCACCGCCGAGGAAGCCGAGGAGCTCAGCCTCCCGCTGGGCCTGATGTTCCTGCGCCTCACGCGCGGCGAGAGCGCCCCCTACCCCACCGTCGCCGAGGCCAAGGCCTACCCCTACACCCCGCAGGAACGCGCACTGGCCGACTCCATGCGACGGCGCGCCATCATCGGCGACCCCACCACCGTCGCCGCGCGCCTGCACGCCCTGGCGCGCGACACGGCCGCCGACGAACTCATCATCAGCCTGAACATCCCCGACGCCGCCCAGCGCCGCGACACCCTGAAACTCGTCATGGACGCCGTCCGCGCGCAGGAAACCCGGGAGCTCACGCCCGCCTGACAGGACGGGGGCAGAACAGGGTGGGTCCCGAGGAATGTCTCGGGGCCCACCCTGCTGTCATATGGAATCCGTATCCGGCCCGGCCGCCGCTCAGCTGAACTGCACCTTCTGCGGTTCGGGTAGGCGCGCGGCGATGATCGCGCTGGGGATCAGGAGGCTCAGCGCGGCGAGGGCGGCGGTGGTGGGGCTGGTGGCGTCCGCGAGGGCGCCGACGAGGAACACGAGGAGGCCCGCGAAGCCCCAGGAGAAGCCCATCATGATTGAGCTGGCGACGGCGACGTGGCCGGGCGCGTACTCCTGCGCGGTGACGACGCCGACGGGGATGCTGGCGTTCACGGCGGCGCCCACGATGAACGTCAGGGGGTAGAACCACCAGTGGGCGGGGCTGGAGAGGATCAGCAGCGCGAAGAAGGGGATGGTGGTGAGGATCGCGCCGCGCAGGACGGTGACGCGGCCCAGGCGGTCGCTGAGTCGTCCGCCGACGATGCCGCCAATGGCGCTGGCGACGGAGTACACGGCGAGCGTGATGGCGACCTCGCGCGCCCCGAAGCCACGCGCGAGGAGCATGAACGGGAGCATGGCGTTGTAGCCCATGCTGGCCAGCGAGCGCAGGACCGCCATGGCCCACAGCCACACGAGGGGTCCCCGGAAGATGCCCGCGTAGTCGCGCAGGGGAATCCGTTTGGCCTTCTGCACGCCGCTGGGCGTGACGGCGAACGTGATGGCGGCGATCACGACGCCGATCAGCGCGAACCACGGCAGGTGCGTGAGGCCCACGCCCGCGAACACGGGGCCGAGGGCCATGCCTGCCGTACCGCCCGCGCTGAACAGACTGGCCCACAGGCCGCGCCTGTCGGGGGGGCTGTGCTGCGCGACGTACGCGGCCCCGGCGGGGTGGAAGAAGCCGCTGCCGAGCCCGGCGACCGCGACGAGCAGGATCAGCGCCCCGAACCACGGCACGAAGCCCATCAGGGTCAGGCCGATCCCGGTCATGAGGGGTCCGAGCGCGGCGGCGTAGCGGCGGTCGAGACGCTCGCCGAGGATGCCCAGCACGGGCTGGAGGACGCTGCTCGTCAGGGAGTAGATGCTGCCCAGGAACGTGACAGCGGCGATACTGACGCCGTACTTCGCCTGCAGCGCGGGCGTGAGGGGCGTGAGCATGGCGCTGTACGCGTCGTTGATGAAGTGCCCGGCGGTCACGGCGACCGCGATGGCGGCGGCGTGGCGGGTGGTGTTCAGGGTGGCCTGCATACCCCGCCACCCTACGCCGGTGGGCGGGTCCGGTCGCGTGGGGTGTCCGGCAGGTGAGGCCGCGCCCCCGCTGCCTGAACGATCCGTGAACGCCCGGCGACGGCACCTGCCCGGCGGTCCTCACGCGCCCCTGAGTACGCTGTGGACAGCGGGTGCTCGCGTCCCGCCCGAGGAGTCCACCATGCCCGATCAGTTCCGCAGTGCCATTGCCGATGTCCTGCCCAGCGCCGAGGCCGTGCAGGCCCGCCTGTCGGGCCTGTCGCACCGGGACCGTCTGGTCGTCGCGGAGTACTTCAGCAGCGTCCTGCCCGACGTGGACGTCCTGATCTCCACGCCCGGCGCGGAGGCCCTGAGTCATGAACTGGGGGCGCTGCGCGGCGTGCCCAGCGTGAAGGCGACGTCCCTGGCCGGTCACTGGACGCTGGTCGGTTCTGCCCTGCACCACCCCGGCGAACTGGATACGGCGCGCGGGGCGGTCTGGGCGGCGATCGTGAGCCTGGACCTGCGCTCAGGTCAGGCCGAACTGGCCGCCACGCTCCTCGGCACGCAGCGGGACTGGGAGGTGGTCGCCGTGGCGGCGGCCATGGAACGCACCGACGAGCCGGGGCACGTCCGGGTGTCGCTGCTGGGCGTGCCGGTCCTCACCCCGGTGATGCTGACCGGCACGCCGCGCGGCCTGGCGTTCGAGCGTCGCTTCCCGAAATCTGCCTGACCGGGGACCTGCCCCGCGTCAGGTGGTGCGGGTGCCGCGCGCGTACGGGGCGGGCAGCGGGTGCGCCGCGCCCAGGTCACGCGCGGCGGCCTGAATCCAGTGCGGGTCGCCCAGCATGGGGCGGGCCAGGGCGATCAGGTCGGCGTCCCCGTTTCGCAGGAGGCCCTCGGCGCGTTCGGGGGTGTCGATCATGCCGACGGTCATGACGGTCAGGTCCGGCACGGCGGCCTTCACCTGCGCGGCGAAGGGCGTCTGGTAGCCGGGCGCGGGCGTGATCTGCTGCGCCGGGGTCAGGCCGCCGCTGCTGAGGTCCAGCACGTCCACGCCCTCGCGGGCCAGCAGTCCGGCCAGCACGACGGTCTGCGATTCGTCCCAGCCGCCGGGGGCCCAGTCGGTGGCGCTGAGGCGCACGAACAGCGGCTTGTGGTGCGGCCAGACGTCGCGCACGGCGCGCGTGACCTCCAGCACGAGGCGCGTGCGGTTCTCGAACGTGCCTCCGTACTCGTCGGTGCGGCTGTTCGACAGGGGCGAGAGGAACTGGTGCAGCAGGTACCCGTGCGCGGCGTGGATCTCGACCACGTCGAATCCGGCGATCTCGGCGCGTCGGGCGGCCTGCCGGAATGCTCCCACGAGGCCCGAGATGTCCTCCCCGGTCATGGCGTGCGGCTGCGGGAACGAGTCGTTGTAGGCGTTGGTGTCCGGGCCGATCACGTCCCACCCGCCGCGCTCGGGCGGCACCGCGCCGCGCCCGCGCCAGGGGGCGTACGTGCTGGCCTTGCGGCCCGCGTGGGCCAGCTGCACGCCGATCACTCCGCCCTGCGCGTGCACGAAGTCCGTCACGCGGCCCAGCGGCGCGATCTGCCGGTCCTCCCACAGGCCCAGGTCCTCGGGGCTGATGCGGCCCTCCGGGCTGACGGCGGTCGCCTCGGCGATGATCAGGCCCGTCCCGGCCAGCGCGTACTGGCCCAGGTGCACCAGATGGAAGTCGTTCGCCAGTCCGCCCTGCGCGGAGTACATGCACATGGGCGACACGACGACGCGGTTGGGCAGCGTCACGTCGCGGAGTTTCAGCGGCTGGAACAGCAGGGGACCTTCAGTCATGCGCCGAATCTAGGCCCGCACGCCCACGCCCTGCCAGTGGCGCCATGTTCACGCGACCCTCAGACCCGCGTTCAGCGCCGCGCCTGCCAGCGCGCGTGCGCCTGCGCCGCCTGCGTCCCGGCGAGCGCCCAGAACGCGGTTTCGAGGTCGTGCAGCCCATCGGCCGTCACCCCGCTGCGGGTGGGCTGCCGGTAGGGGGTCGCCTCCAGCCGCACGAGGAGCGTCCGGTGAGTCCCGAGGGCGAGGCTGCGCTCGGCGGCGAGCAGCACCTCCGCCTCGTGTGCGGTGCGGGCCGCCGTCACGAGCGCCGCGTACGCGCCGGACAGCTCCTGCAAGGCCCGGACGTCCGGCGCGTACACCCATGGGCCGGACTCGCCCAGCAGGGCCAGGAAGCCCGTCCACTCGGCGCGCAGCACCGCCGGGACGACCTCCCGCGCGGGGGTGTCGGGGGCGAGCCAGGGACGCACGCCCAGCAGGTCAGGGCGCAACCAGCGTTCGCCCGCGAATTCCGCCCCGGCCCGCGCCGCCTCGCTGGGCCCGCCGATGTCTCGCAGTTCCGCCAGATGCGCCAGCCGCGCCCGCGCGCCCTCCGGCAGGGGCTGTGAACGGGGGCGCGGCAGGCCCAGCGCCGCCCAGCGGGACAGGGGGTCCTTCATCAGCTGCTCGCGCTGGTGTAACTCGCGACCGCGTACCGCCAGAACAGGCGGGTGCCCAGGAACAGCGCCGCCGCGATCAGCGGGGACGCCAGCGCCAGCCCCCCGCCCAGCGCGCCCGTCAGCGCCTGCGCGGGCACCGTCGTGATGAACGCCACGGGCAGCACGAACGTCAGCACGAACCGCACCGGCACCGGAAACGCCGCCACCGGGAAGCGCGCCGCGCCGAACACCCCGCTGAACAGCTCCGTGACGTTCTGCGTCTTCACGAACCAGAACGCCGTCGTGCTCAGGCCCAGGTAGATGCAGTACACGATCACCACCGCCGACCCGTACAGCACCGCTGCCGCCAGCGCCCCGCCCGACGTGACCTCCAGCCCGGACGCCGCGTACCCGATCAATCCCAGCCCAATCAGCAGGTCCGGGAAGCGCAGCACGTTCAGGTTCCGGGTACTCACGTTGAACTGCGCGTCGATGGGCTTCAGCAACGTGAAATCCATGTTCCCGGTCCGCACCGCCTCCGCGATCTTCGACATGTTCGGCTGGATGAACACACTGATCACCCCCTCGGTCAGCATGAAGAAGCCCGTCACCAGCAGTGCCTCCCGGAACGACCAGCCGCCCACCTGCGTCACGCCCGGCTGCCCGAACAGAACGCTGATGCCGAGCAACGCCACCCCCACCTCACCCAGACTCGCCAGCACCGCACCCAGGAAGTTCGCCCGGTACTCCAGCTGCGCCGACAGGGTCGCCCCCACGAAGATGCGCACCAGCCGCAGGTACCGCCTCACGGGGCCCTCCGGGCGGGTTGATAGGTGATGGGTGAGAGGTGATGGAAGGCCACCCCCTCCCAGCCTCCCCCCTGAAGGGGGAGGAGTAGATCGGACAGCGGACCACTTTCAACCATCAACGTTCGACCTTCAACGGCCCCAATCATGCGCCGACCGCGCCGTATTTGCGGAGGCCGACGCGCCAGACGATGAGGCGCACCACCCAGAACACCGCGAGCCACACGAGGAGAACCAGCGCGCCGCGCCCGGCCTGCGCCAGCGTGGCCTTCCCGGCCAGGAGTTGCGCGGGGAGGCCCAGCATGTACGGGAACGGCGTCCAGACGGCGACGCGCTGCACCCACTCCGGGTAGAAGGCCAGGGGCGCGAACATGCCGCCCAGCGCGGCGTACACCAGCCACACGACCTCCTGGAAGGACGCGCTGCTCTCGGTCCAGAAGGCCAGCAGGCCGATCGCGTACTCGTACAGGAACCGCACGCTGAAGCCCAGCGCCGCCAGCCCCAGCGCGGCCGGGTACGCCCACCACTCGCGGGTGAAGGACGCGCCGGACAGCCACGTGAACACGCCCACCATGACCAGCAGCGGCACGATCCGAACCAGCCGCTCGGCGACGTGCGACGCGACGTGCAGCCACATGGGGTCCACCGGGCGCAGCAGCTGCGGCGACAGCGTCCCCTGCCGGATCTGGAAGTCCAGTTCGTGCGACACCCACACCACCAGCAGCTGCGACACCAGCCACGTGGACAGGAAGTACGTGGCGAACTCCGGCGCGCTGTACCCGCGGATCTGCCCGCCGGGCGCGGCGGCCGCCTGCGCCATCCACACCAGCATCATGACCAGGGACAGCGTGCCCGACAGCATCCAGATGACGACCTCGGCGCGGTACTCGGCCATCTCCGCGAAGCGCGTGGCGAACAGCACCCGCGCCTTGAACGCCAGCGCCCTCACACGGGCTCCGGGGTGCGTTCCGGCTGCGCGGCCCGCGCGCCGAACAGGGACGCCATCACGCTCTCGATACTCGGGTCCTCCACCGTCAGGTCCGCCACGTCCAGTTCCGCCAGCAGCGCCGCCGCCCGTTCACTGACCAGCGCACGAGGCACCGTCAGTTCGGCGCTCAGGCCGTCCACGCGCACCTCCGACCCGAAGCGGCCCAGCTCCTCGGGCGTCGCGGGGCGGCGCAGTTGCAGGCGCACGGTCTTCCCGCCGCCGCCCTGCTCGGCCAGGCGCGCCAGGTCCCCGTCGAACACCACCTCACCCCGGTCGATCACCAGGATGCGGCGGGCCAGGGCCGTCACGTCCGCCATGTAATGACTCGTGAGCATCACCGTCGCCCCGTACCGCGCGTTGTAGTCCTGCACGAACGCCCGCACCGACTCCTGCATGTTCACGTCCAGCCCGATCGTCGGCTCATCCAGGAACAGCACCTTCGGGCGGTGCAGCAGCGCCGCCGCCAGCTCGCACTTCATCCGCTCGCCCAGCGACAGCTTCCGCACCTGCTTCTTCAGGATGCCCTCCAGACCCAGCACCTCCGTGAACTCCGCCATCGTCGCCCGGAACTGCGCGTCCGGAATCTCGTAGATCGCCTGATTCACCAAGAACGAATCCAGCGCCGGCAGGTCCCAGATCAGCTGCTGCTTCTGCCCCATCACCAGCGTGATCTGCCGCAGGAACGCGTTCTCCCGCCGCCCCGGCTCGAAGCCCGCCACGCGCACCTCGCCGCCCGACGGGTGCAGCAGGCCCGACAGCATCTTCAGCGTCGTGGTCTTCCCCGCCCCGTTCGGCCCCAGGAACCCCACCACCTCGCCCGGCGCGAGATCGAACGACACGCCGCGCACCGCCTCCACCACGCGCGACTTGCGGCTCACGAACGACCGCAGGCTCCCCAGGAATCCCGGTTCCTTCTCATGCACCACGTACCCCTTGCGCAGGTCACGCACCCGCACCGCCGCGTCCCCCACCCCACCCCGATCGCCCGTCATGATCACCCAGGGTACGCCAGCACCCAAACGCACGCCACCCGCTACGCCAGAACGCGTAACGGGCAGGCAGGACTTCACCCCCTCCCAGCCTCCCCCCTCAAGGGGGAGGAGCGTAAGGAGGCGACGTGGCTTTCAGCGGGGCGTCAGTTCGGTCACGCCGTTCGGGGCGGCCACGAAGGCCCGCTCGGCCATACCCAGGAACAGCCCGGTGTCCACGACGCCCAGCGTGCCCTTCAGCTGGCGTTCCAGCGCCGCGATGTCCGTCCCGGCGGGAATCTGCGCGTCGAAGATGTAATTCCCGTTGTCCGTCACGTACGGCTGCGCGCCGGGCTGCCGCAACCGCCCCGCCGGGAGGATGGCGCGCAGGCGCTCGATGGTGCTCAGGAACCCGAAACGGGCGATCTCGATGGGCAGCGCCGACTTCTCGCCGATGTGCTCCACCAGTTTCGTGTGGTCCGCGATCACGATGAAACGCCGCGCCTGCACTTCGGTCAGCTTCTCGCGCAGCAGCGCCCCACCCAGCCCCTTGATCAGGTCGAGGTTCGGCGCGATCTCGTCCGCACCGTCAATCGCGATATCCAGCGGACGCGGGTCGAGCGGCTCCACGGGAATGCCCACCTGCCGGGCCAGCACGTCACTCGCCTCGCTGGTCGCCACGCCCACCACGCCCGTCAGTTCACCCGCCGCGAGTTTCCGGCCGATCTCCTCGATGGCGTACTTCGCGGTGCTGCCCGTCCCCAGGCCCACCCGGTCCCCACTCTTCACGAGGGCCACGGCGCGCAGGGCCGCCTCGTGCTTCAACGCCTCCAGATCCATCACTTCACACCCTTCGCCGCGCGATCCTTCTCGATGGCGGCCGCCACGTGATCCGCGTGACCGTCCACCTTCACCGCCAGCCACGACTTCACCAACCGACCATCCGGGCCGATCAGGAACGTCTGCCGCTTGATGCCCTCCGTCACCTTCCCGTACATGTTCTTCGTCCCGTACGACCCGATGGAGCGCAGGAACGCCGCGCCCGGATCACTCAGCAGCGGGAACGGCAGGCTGAACTTCTCCGCGAACCGCGCGTGACTGTCCGCGTCATCCGCACTCACACCCAGAATCGCCGCGCCATGCTCACGCAGCAGCGCGTTGTCCCGGAAATCACACGCCTCCCGCGTGCACCCCGGCGTGTCGTCCTTCGGGTACACGTACAGCACCACGTACCGCCCCGCGAAATCCGCCAGCGAATGCGCCTGCCCCGCCGCGTCCAACAACGTGAACGCCGGGAACGCCTCCCCCACCACCGGAACCTGCACCGAATCACTCATGCGCCCAGCCTAGCGCGCCCCAGCAGGAGCCTGTCCAGCCCGCACGGGTGTCACGGGGCTGGCGACACAAAGACCCAGCGAAAGAGCTGCCGCGCTCCGCAGGTCTGGCGGGCGCGGCGGGTCAGGGAAACGGGGTCAGGTGTACGGGTCTTCCAGGTAGCGTTTCAGGACGTGTACGGGTGGGTAGGTGCCCGCCTGGAGTTGCGCTTCGACGTGGCGGGCGTGTGTCCAGGTGGCGTCGGCCTGGGCGGGCGTGATGAGGCCCTGGGTGACGGCTTCGTCGAGCTCGTCCCCGTCGATGATCGCGGTGGCGGCGACCGTCCAGGGGTCGTGTTCGGCGGGGTGGCCGATCACGTCGAGGTACAGGTCGTCGTGCCAGGGGTGCCCGCTGTCGTGCCAGCCTTCGCCGCCGTGCAGGTCGATGTAGTACTGCACGGGTCGCCCGGTAGGGTCGAGTTGCATGGTCAGGGAGCTGCCGGGCGTGCCGTCCCCGGTGGTGGGGTGGGCGCGCACCCAGCGGTACCCGCTGTCCAGGACGCGGCGCAGGCCGTCCCGGCCGGGGATGGGCACGTCGAGGGGCCGGATGACGTCGTGCGCGACGAAGTCCACGATGATGTGTCCGGGGACGTGCAGGACGGTCTGGGTGTGCCGGGTGACGCGCGCCCAGCCGCTCAGGTCGAAGACTTTCCGTTTCATGCCCCTCCGTATCAGCTTCCTGAAATGGTTCTGCCTGCAGTTCAGCTTGAGCGTCTTCCGTGGTCCCCTCTCCCCTTGTGGGAGAGGGAAGGACTCGCAGAGCTGCGCAGCAGAGGCGCGGAGCGCCGGAAGGGTGAGGGGGCGAGGTGAAGCCTCCCCCGTCCTACGCGAGGCTGCGGACGGCGCGCAGCATGAGGTCGCCTTCGGTGGCCTGCACGCGGGCCTTGAGGCTGTGGAGGTCGTCGCCGGGGTGGACGGGCACGCGGGCCTGCGCGAGGATGGGCCCCTCGTCGATGCCGGCGGTGACGAGGTGGACGGTGGCGCCGCTCTCGGGGTCGCCGCTGGCGAGGACGCTCTCGTGGACACGGTCGCCGTACATGCCGCGTCCGCCGTGGCGGGGCAGGAGGCTGGGGTGGATGTTCACGAGGCGGCCCGCGAAGTGCGCCAGGACGCGGGGGCCGATCTCGCGCATGTACCCGCTGAGGACGAGGGTGTCCGCGCCCGCGCGGACGAGGACGTCGAGGATGGCGGCGTCGAGGTCGTCCGGGTCGGGGTATCTGGCGCTGCTGAGGTGCGCGACTGCCAGGCCCGCGTCGCGTGCCCAGGCGAGGGCCGGGGAGCGGCTGTTGTTGCTGACCAGGGCGACCGGGGTGGCGTTCAGGTCGCCTGCGCGGCAGGCCTCGACGAGGTGCCGCGCGGCGCTGCCGCCGTGCGAGGCGAGGAAGCCGAGGTTCATTCGGCGGGGTTCGCGCCGAGTTCCTGCAGCAGGTAGGCGCTGGTGAGGATGCCGTTGTGGTAGTCGCTGACGGCGAAGCTCTCGTTGGGGCTGTGGGGGGCGTCCTCGTTCAGGCCGAGGTCCACGAACAGAACGGGGGCGTGCAGCAGGTCGTTAAACGCGGCGACGA
This region of Deinococcus sp. JMULE3 genomic DNA includes:
- a CDS encoding ABC transporter permease; protein product: MRRYLRLVRIFVGATLSAQLEYRANFLGAVLASLGEVGVALLGISVLFGQPGVTQVGGWSFREALLVTGFFMLTEGVISVFIQPNMSKIAEAVRTGNMDFTLLKPIDAQFNVSTRNLNVLRFPDLLIGLGLIGYAASGLEVTSGGALAAAVLYGSAVVIVYCIYLGLSTTAFWFVKTQNVTELFSGVFGAARFPVAAFPVPVRFVLTFVLPVAFITTVPAQALTGALGGGLALASPLIAAALFLGTRLFWRYAVASYTSASS
- a CDS encoding ABC-2 family transporter protein yields the protein MAEYRAEVVIWMLSGTLSLVMMLVWMAQAAAAPGGQIRGYSAPEFATYFLSTWLVSQLLVVWVSHELDFQIRQGTLSPQLLRPVDPMWLHVASHVAERLVRIVPLLVMVGVFTWLSGASFTREWWAYPAALGLAALGFSVRFLYEYAIGLLAFWTESSASFQEVVWLVYAALGGMFAPLAFYPEWVQRVAVWTPFPYMLGLPAQLLAGKATLAQAGRGALVLLVWLAVFWVVRLIVWRVGLRKYGAVGA
- a CDS encoding ATP-binding cassette domain-containing protein; this translates as MTGDRGGVGDAAVRVRDLRKGYVVHEKEPGFLGSLRSFVSRKSRVVEAVRGVSFDLAPGEVVGFLGPNGAGKTTTLKMLSGLLHPSGGEVRVAGFEPGRRENAFLRQITLVMGQKQQLIWDLPALDSFLVNQAIYEIPDAQFRATMAEFTEVLGLEGILKKQVRKLSLGERMKCELAAALLHRPKVLFLDEPTIGLDVNMQESVRAFVQDYNARYGATVMLTSHYMADVTALARRILVIDRGEVVFDGDLARLAEQGGGGKTVRLQLRRPATPEELGRFGSEVRVDGLSAELTVPRALVSERAAALLAELDVADLTVEDPSIESVMASLFGARAAQPERTPEPV
- the rpiA gene encoding ribose 5-phosphate isomerase A, which gives rise to MDLEALKHEAALRAVALVKSGDRVGLGTGSTAKYAIEEIGRKLAAGELTGVVGVATSEASDVLARQVGIPVEPLDPRPLDIAIDGADEIAPNLDLIKGLGGALLREKLTEVQARRFIVIADHTKLVEHIGEKSALPIEIARFGFLSTIERLRAILPAGRLRQPGAQPYVTDNGNYIFDAQIPAGTDIAALERQLKGTLGVVDTGLFLGMAERAFVAAPNGVTELTPR
- a CDS encoding peroxiredoxin, whose amino-acid sequence is MSDSVQVPVVGEAFPAFTLLDAAGQAHSLADFAGRYVVLYVYPKDDTPGCTREACDFRDNALLREHGAAILGVSADDADSHARFAEKFSLPFPLLSDPGAAFLRSIGSYGTKNMYGKVTEGIKRQTFLIGPDGRLVKSWLAVKVDGHADHVAAAIEKDRAAKGVK
- a CDS encoding DUF402 domain-containing protein — its product is MKRKVFDLSGWARVTRHTQTVLHVPGHIIVDFVAHDVIRPLDVPIPGRDGLRRVLDSGYRWVRAHPTTGDGTPGSSLTMQLDPTGRPVQYYIDLHGGEGWHDSGHPWHDDLYLDVIGHPAEHDPWTVAATAIIDGDELDEAVTQGLITPAQADATWTHARHVEAQLQAGTYPPVHVLKRYLEDPYT
- a CDS encoding phosphoribosylglycinamide formyltransferase, which produces MNLGFLASHGGSAARHLVEACRAGDLNATPVALVSNNSRSPALAWARDAGLAVAHLSSARYPDPDDLDAAILDVLVRAGADTLVLSGYMREIGPRVLAHFAGRLVNIHPSLLPRHGGRGMYGDRVHESVLASGDPESGATVHLVTAGIDEGPILAQARVPVHPGDDLHSLKARVQATEGDLMLRAVRSLA